One region of Miscanthus floridulus cultivar M001 chromosome 19, ASM1932011v1, whole genome shotgun sequence genomic DNA includes:
- the LOC136526125 gene encoding uncharacterized protein, which translates to MVDPIIGTKWLTKVLMDGGSGLNIMYAETLDAMGVDRSRIWPTRAPFHGIMLGKQAMLIGQIDLPVTFRNPSNYRTETLTFERANECEVESCELALATLASKELTAIEKGIAEGELDAKRVAGSFEPTENVKEVLINPNNSTDKMVRIGTTLSPK; encoded by the exons atggtcgaccctatcatcggcacaaagtggctcaccaaggtactgatggatgggggcagtggcctcaacattatGTATGCTGAGACACTTGATGCCATGGGCGTCGACCGATCACGCATTTGGCCGACCagggcacctttccacggcatcatgctgggaaagcaggccatgctgattgggcagatcgacctgcctgtcACCTTTAGGaatccatccaactataggacagagaccctcacctttgag AGGGCaaatgagtgtgaggtcgagagCTGTGAGCTCGCTTTGGCAACCCTCGCTTCTAAAGAGCTCACGGCCATCGAGAAGGGCATCGCCGAAGGAGAGCTCGATGCAAAGCGGGTGGCAGGATCCTTTGAACCTACAGAGAAtgtcaaggaggtcctcatcAACCCCAACAACTCCACCGACAAGATGGTGCGCATTGGCACAACCCTCTCCCCCAAGTAG